A single Penaeus vannamei isolate JL-2024 chromosome 22, ASM4276789v1, whole genome shotgun sequence DNA region contains:
- the LOC138865815 gene encoding carbohydrate sulfotransferase 10-like: protein MVARHPLDRLVSGYRDKFRDGAPVTRDIWVYYLTDYRMSRGLDTSNMTLTFLQYLEMIVYKMVTRGRSSVDRHFRPATLVCSPCSVKYDYILHTDSLSQDLQHIAGKLNITGIDLGLRLNAKGGNTQVSSYESYYKDIPLPLLSKIYALYREDFVLYDFELPPFMKSVLHDAQKEKL, encoded by the exons ATGGTAGCCAGGCACCCTCTCGATCGACTCGTCTCCGGATACCGGGATAAGTTCAGGGACGGAGCTCCGGTCACCAGAGACATATG GGTTTACTACTTGACGGACTACAGGATGAGCCGTGGATTAGACACAAGCAACATGACTTTAACTTTTCTTCAATACCTGGAGATGATTGTGTATAAAATg GTGACAAGGGGGAGGAGCAGCGTTGACCGGCACTTTCGCCCTGCAACCCTCGTTTGCTCCCCGTGCAGCGTCAAATATGACTACATCTtgcacacagactctctctcacaAGACCTTCAGCACATCGCCGGTAAGCTTAATATCACAGGGATCGACCTCGGTCTTCGTTTAAACGCTAAGGGGGGCAACACCCAAGTATCCTCCTACGAGTCTTACTACAAagacattcctcttcctctcttgagCAAGATATACGCACTCTACAGGGAGGACTTTGTACTCTATGACTTTGAGCTACCGCCGTTCATGAAAAGTGTACTCCATGATGCCCAGAAAGAGAAGTTATGA